Within the Hevea brasiliensis isolate MT/VB/25A 57/8 chromosome 2, ASM3005281v1, whole genome shotgun sequence genome, the region aaaaatatttttctataattattttttagtataaaataagattgtaatatttaaaatttaaaaatatttaaataaaaggttatttttttaaaatgctaatatataaattttttaatagtaattaatataattttgtatttataatatatcatttaattttaaattttgaaacaagttatttaatagattattttctatcatttttcaaattaattgtcATATACCAATAAAAGGATAAAcaaagtcaaaaaaaaaaaaacatatatcaTATGTcgattttcaaattaaaattattaaaatttaaatataaaatatgttttTAAAAAACAAATGTgtgtattttataaataattttctagtgaataattatatatatatatatatatttaaattttaaaaaataatttacgcttttctaaaataattaaaaattaaattaaaaaataatatttttctgataattattttcaatataaaataagattttattagttaaaatttaaaaatatttaaaaaaagttgattttttaatatgataaattaatttgttcatataaaaatatgaaaataaaaataaaacaaatattatGTTACGTGGTGATATATTATTGTAAAGCCATTTTAAAGATTTAACGCGAATATATTTACACTAAAACTTTTCATTTAGAAAGaatgatttttaaatattaaaatttataaattaaattttaatatttaaaataataattttctttcgATTTTCCAAACACAATTCCAAGCCTAAATCTCAAAGTGTGCACTGAGCCAGCAGAAAGTTCAACTTGACCCAAACTGAAAGGGGTCCAATTAACAGAAAAAACCTCTCAAAACGAGAGgttaaaaaaagaaaggaaaaaggaagCCTTGTTTTTTTTTTGGATAGAAAATGGAGGGGCAGAACAGAAGCAAGTGGATATGGCGTTTCGTGTCGTCTTCTCATTCATTGTTTCGAACCTTCCATTCCGATATGGCAAGTGCGCGAACTTTTTTTCCCAATTTCCACAGGTACTCTCTTATTCCACTTGTTGTAGTTCTATAATTATCCTGTTTGCTGTGCTCATGCCAAGACTCAAAACTTATTTTACTTAACAACAGGGGTTGATCCTCCTGTTTACTGAGTTTAATGCATGCCAAACTAGTCTTTGAGCTTTGAATTAAAGTCAGAAACTGAACCCAAAATTCAAATTCTAAAATGGTATTATGGTAGAGAGGGAAAGCTAAAAAATTGGATTAGCTTTTTCATACCAAATGTTTTCCAACTCGATTTGGTGGCTTTGTTTTGCGGTGTGTTTATTTTAGGAGTATGGATATGCTTACTTTTATTGATCATACTCTGAATTTTGCTGGTTTTGGTCTGCAAATATCATATGATCTTCCCAACTCTGTAATGGTTCTCatatttctgatttttctttgcttATAGTGATGGTTATCGGATTGGATAAGTTCGCCCAGTTGATGATGGAATGAGATAAAGGGTAAagaatattttgggacatctgtGGCTCATGGGTTTTTGATATTTCAGGATTTTATCTCCTAAATTCTTCAATTTAAACAGAATATATAGATTGTGCTATTTTGGAGATTCCCTGTATGCTGCCATGCAAAAGCAGAATATTCTATATTCCAAGGCCTCTTTCGGCTTTGGAACCAgccttgataggcaatttggttCTAGAATTCTTTATGTAATTCCAACCATGAATCTTTGTAGATGTAATGTGAAATCGTTTCTTGTACCACCCAAAATTCTGCCCATCACCAGGACTGCAGGGTTGGATTTTCTGAAAAACGGCGAAGCTTTGCAACCTGGAAGAATCAAAGGTGTAGCTTATGGAAATCCTGGGGAATTATCTGATGAAGACGAAGATCTGTGTCCTGTGGATTGTGTTAGAGAATTTAAGAGTGATGAGGAATTCTTCAAAATTCTTGAAAATGCCAAAGAAACTTGTTCATTAGTGGTGGTTGATTTTTATCGCCCTTCTTGTGGAAGCTGCAAGTATATAGAGCAGGGATTTGCAAAATTATGCAAGGGAGCTGGTGATGAAGAGGCTGCAGTGGTTTTCTTAAAGCATAATGTGAGTAGTTTTGTAAGCTGAGTTTGTTTGGGTTGCACAAGACCTTTATGGGTATCACCTAAATTTTCAAAGACTTAATTTTACTAACAAGGACTGTATATGAAAAGGACATAGTGTTTGGAAACTAAGAATAATCTAATGTATTCTAAATGATCAATGTACTTGCTACCTAATATGATTCCCCTAAGAAGGAATCAACCAAGAAAGCAGGACACCTCTGATCAATTATAATCTTGAGTTCTTGTGCCAAGTCTGTAATTTAAAACAAGTGAACAACTGACAAGCACTTTGTATGACAGTGTGGGTGTGAATTCTCCAGTGCAGGTTGGGGCCTGTCTTGTTTGGCAAAATCAGTGTCATAAAGTTCTAATGTTAACTGAATTTTTGGTGCTATTTATTGCAGGTAATTGATGAGTATGATGAACAATCTGAGGTTGCCGAACGGCTTAGAATAAAGGTAATATGtagtatatttatttttattgattattATTACTTTTTTATCTGAGAGTATGTCCTGAATATTGTTGTCAACTTATTATTAGTATTCTGGTCCGTGCTACTCCTTGATCAAAACTACAATTCATTATATTAGATTCACGCTGATACAATCTTGAGGTTTCTCTTACTTGATGCAGACGGTgcccctcttccatttctataAAAATGGAGTCCTGTTGGAAGCATTCCCTACCAGAGACAAGGAGAGAATTATTGCAGCAATTCTTAAATACACATCTCCTGCATCTAAATCCCACATGAATTAATCAGGTTATGTTCTCAAAATTTGTTCCTGcaggaaaataataaaaatacttgGAATGAAAGTACATGTGGTTGACTACTACAGAATAGTCGTATGTAATAAATACTGGGTATACCTAAAAGATACTGTCTTTTGAGTGTGAAAAGTAAAATTACGTGTCTTCATACTTGCATTCATTAGCTATTGGATTAATACCATCTCATGCTAGTTTATTGTCCACTGTACATGGGGTTATTCTATGTTGATGTGAAGATGATCCAATGAAGATGTAGATGATCATTTGAAGCACAATTAGATATGAAACCAATAGTTGATTCGGCCATTGTAGTAGAAGTTGCATCTGTTCCAAGGAAGTAGGACAAGAGTAATTTGACTCTGGCAGGATGCCAGCAAAGAAATGGTTATATTGAGCTCATATCTTGTTATGTTCCTTTGTATACTGCATAGTGCTGTTAGTATATGTTTCTTGTTGACATGACCAGATGTTCTTTAGCTTCTGATTAGGAGTGCAGGACTGTGAATGAGTGATGACGAGATTTATTCTGAAATGCTAGGAGCTTCAATATAGGGAATAGGATCAATCCATGTGTTCACGCCCTTTATGAATTCTGAAAAGTTGTCCAAAGTTTTGTTGAAGGCAATCACAAAGACGAGCCGTTTGGCTTCAGTTAAATTGATCTTACACAAAAAAGACTACATTGAAGGATGCAATATGAAAACTTTCAGGAATTGTTAAAAGGGAAAACTGctgctgcttcttcttcttcttcttcttctttcaaaTCAAGCTAAACGGGTTAAGTTTTTATGGGGAACATGTTCTATGCATACAACCTTTTGTCATTTCCTTTTTAAAAAATAACACGTTCGTACCTGTATATAAGTGGTCTTTAAGAAACATTTACCAAGTTAAATATAGCACCAAGAGGGAACATATGTTGAGAATTAAGAAAGGAGGAGGGCTATCTCTATTTTGTAGTCTTGTTTACAAGACTACGTACACATGTCATGTCTCATTAGGCTTTCGCATAAACCAAATATATAaacgaaggaagaagaagaaagaacagATCAGTCCCTGTATAATGTAAAAGTTGTCCAGGTTGAAGGAAGGCACTATAATATTAGGTCTGCCTTCTAGGAAATCATTTCATCGAGGTTCTGGGTATCTATAAATAGAAAGAGGCCAATCTCACATTATAGACATTGTTAAGGATATGGGTTATTCATGTATCTGCAAACCATGCTTAAAATGGCACAAGGAAAAGCTGCGCTGAACTCGTAGCTTAAACATGTGAGTGAACTTTATGAGAGAATGGTAAACTATGAACCTTAGCCATGGAATGTGGTCACTTGTGCTTTGAATAAGACAAAAATGACTCAATCAGCAGGAGAAAAACCTTGTGCATTCACAGTT harbors:
- the LOC110643569 gene encoding thioredoxin-like 4, chloroplastic yields the protein MQKQNILYSKASFGFGTSLDRQFGSRILYVIPTMNLCRCNVKSFLVPPKILPITRTAGLDFLKNGEALQPGRIKGVAYGNPGELSDEDEDLCPVDCVREFKSDEEFFKILENAKETCSLVVVDFYRPSCGSCKYIEQGFAKLCKGAGDEEAAVVFLKHNVIDEYDEQSEVAERLRIKTVPLFHFYKNGVLLEAFPTRDKERIIAAILKYTSPASKSHMN